The following are encoded in a window of Bacillota bacterium genomic DNA:
- a CDS encoding V-type ATP synthase subunit B, translated as MLKEYLTVSEVAGPLMMVEQVRDVKYGELVEIETAPGETRRGRVLEASGSRALVQLFEGSAGLNLARARVRFLGRGIELAVAPDMLGRVFDGFGRPRDGGPPVIPEKKLDINGSPINPYARDYPSEFIQTGVSAIDGMNTLVRGQKLPIFSASGLPHATLAAQIARQARVLGTDEKFSVVFGAMGITFEEADYFIRDFRRTGAIERAVLFLNLANDPAIERISTPRMALTAAEYLAFERDMHVLVILTDMTNYCEALREVSAARKEVPGRRGYPGYLYTDLATIYERAGRIKGRKGSITQIPILTMPEDDKTHPIVDLTGYITEGQIFLSRELHRKGIYPPIDVLPSLSRLKDKGIGKGKTREDHADTMNQLYAAYARGKEAKELAVILGEAALSDVDKQFSKFADEFEARYVKQGPEENRSIEQTLGIGWELLAMLPTRELKRVREEYIEKYMPKVRTA; from the coding sequence TTGCTTAAGGAGTACCTGACTGTCTCCGAGGTCGCCGGGCCACTCATGATGGTTGAGCAGGTCCGCGACGTGAAGTACGGAGAGCTTGTGGAAATAGAGACCGCTCCGGGCGAGACCAGGAGGGGTAGGGTGCTCGAGGCGTCCGGCTCAAGGGCGCTGGTGCAGCTTTTCGAGGGGTCGGCAGGGCTCAACCTCGCTCGGGCCAGGGTCAGGTTTCTCGGCAGAGGCATCGAGCTTGCGGTGGCCCCCGACATGCTCGGCCGCGTTTTCGACGGTTTTGGCCGCCCGCGCGACGGCGGTCCGCCCGTCATACCCGAGAAAAAGCTGGACATAAACGGCAGCCCCATCAACCCATACGCGCGCGACTACCCATCGGAGTTCATTCAGACGGGTGTCTCCGCCATCGACGGCATGAACACCCTGGTGCGCGGGCAAAAGCTGCCGATCTTCTCGGCCTCGGGCCTTCCGCATGCGACCCTGGCCGCGCAAATAGCGAGGCAGGCGCGGGTGCTCGGAACAGACGAGAAGTTTTCCGTGGTCTTCGGGGCAATGGGCATCACGTTCGAGGAGGCGGACTACTTCATCAGAGACTTTAGGCGCACCGGCGCCATCGAGCGGGCGGTCCTCTTCCTCAACCTGGCCAACGACCCCGCCATCGAGCGCATATCCACGCCGAGGATGGCTCTCACGGCAGCGGAATACTTGGCGTTTGAGAGAGATATGCACGTGCTGGTCATCCTCACTGATATGACCAACTACTGCGAGGCCCTGCGTGAGGTATCCGCAGCGCGCAAAGAGGTTCCTGGCCGGCGCGGGTATCCCGGCTACCTCTACACGGACCTCGCTACCATCTACGAGAGGGCGGGAAGGATAAAAGGGCGGAAGGGGTCCATCACGCAGATCCCGATCCTCACCATGCCAGAGGATGACAAGACCCATCCCATCGTGGACCTTACCGGTTACATCACCGAGGGGCAGATATTCCTCTCGCGTGAGCTCCACCGCAAGGGGATATATCCACCGATCGACGTGTTGCCTTCCTTGTCGAGACTGAAGGACAAAGGCATTGGGAAAGGCAAGACCCGCGAGGACCACGCCGACACGATGAACCAGCTCTATGCGGCGTACGCTCGTGGCAAGGAAGCCAAGGAACTCGCGGTGATCCTGGGGGAGGCTGCGCTATCCGATGTCGACAAGCAGTTCTCGAAGTTCGCCGATGAATTCGAGGCACGCTACGTGAAGCAAGGGCCCGAGGAGAACCGCTCGATAGAGCAAACCCTAGGTATAGGTTGGGAACTCCTGGCCATGCTTCCCACCAGGGAGCTCAAGAGGGTCCGCGAGGAGTACATCGAGAAATACATGCCCAAAGTACGGACCGCATAG
- a CDS encoding V-type ATP synthase subunit D → MEVRVSPTRMQLLRLKKRLAMAERGHKLLKDKRDELMKKFLDLIKKEQALRVEAEAGLGSVLPAFLEARAAMSHEALEEAFMVPKISCGVDVSTTTIMNVKVPEFTWRGEDARNVHPYGFSGTSASLDDAVAGLARLLPKLAELAEVERSIELLADEIEKTRRRVNALEYVLIPNLRDTARYITMKLDEMERGNLTRLMKVKDIVRAK, encoded by the coding sequence ATGGAGGTCAGGGTGAGTCCCACCCGAATGCAGCTTTTGAGGCTCAAGAAGCGCCTCGCCATGGCCGAGCGCGGGCATAAGCTGCTGAAGGACAAGCGCGACGAGCTCATGAAGAAGTTCCTCGATCTCATAAAGAAGGAGCAGGCGCTGCGCGTCGAGGCTGAGGCGGGCCTAGGCTCGGTCTTGCCCGCGTTCCTCGAGGCAAGGGCCGCTATGTCTCATGAAGCGCTCGAGGAGGCCTTCATGGTGCCGAAGATATCGTGCGGCGTCGACGTCTCCACCACGACCATCATGAACGTGAAGGTGCCAGAGTTCACATGGCGGGGTGAGGACGCGCGAAACGTGCATCCTTATGGCTTCTCAGGCACGAGCGCGTCGTTGGACGATGCTGTGGCGGGCCTTGCCAGGCTGCTTCCCAAATTGGCCGAGCTCGCTGAGGTCGAGAGATCCATAGAGCTTTTGGCTGACGAGATCGAGAAAACGAGACGCCGCGTCAATGCGCTGGAGTACGTCCTGATACCGAACCTCCGCGATACGGCGCGCTACATCACGATGAAACTCGATGAGATGGAGCGCGGGAACCTCACCCGGCTCATGAAGGTGAAGGACATCGTCCGCGCGAAATGA